A window of the Streptomyces albireticuli genome harbors these coding sequences:
- a CDS encoding polymer-forming cytoskeletal protein, protein MTDAPRADRATLLSYALTTVPNPLTASPPNVKPGNEDENSYADIDLVISNSGTTPVRCSKIAIVLPVGTLAQDLALTGEGISAYVEPDSGWTVVDVQSDVLLAVPTAETAVFPAAGAESSSKVRFSIAPQGGESEVTVDGLYLTLRRIMVSDKAGVARIGIEEWAAEEGPIPGTPLTTTLEVAKFPFRSGADPAPGIGRALVALTGQGGPPATRVAANAPVRLEWHHVRGDSHELYMDGRRVTDAGIAGGSKYDVPADTVRRDTAFALKTVTPTPDGGFVVRWDHLTVCVTDQTLDALTVSGALQANGSLTTGSAAETKFNHPVSVLNGKKLTATGELRVDGNASVGGTAGITGKLTADGDVQVNKTFKTSTAGESVFYHNVTIYTPAKLVVGKDMQVNGSVTGSLNVAGTVSAGVDVTRGGKGVLAHNDRISMSNTQYGGYLYAPAYDYDGDRAYIFRWKPGNPISNGYWKIERNGTTAEAPPDLPSAEDTPATTEPPAGE, encoded by the coding sequence ATGACCGACGCGCCCCGAGCGGACCGGGCCACCCTGCTCAGCTACGCCCTGACGACCGTCCCCAACCCGCTCACCGCCAGCCCGCCGAACGTCAAGCCGGGCAACGAGGACGAGAACTCCTACGCCGACATCGACCTGGTCATCTCCAACAGCGGCACCACCCCCGTACGGTGCAGCAAGATCGCCATCGTGCTCCCCGTCGGCACCCTCGCCCAGGACCTGGCGCTCACCGGCGAGGGCATCTCCGCCTACGTCGAGCCCGACTCGGGCTGGACCGTCGTCGACGTCCAGTCGGACGTCCTGCTCGCGGTGCCGACGGCGGAGACCGCGGTGTTCCCGGCGGCGGGCGCGGAGAGCTCGTCGAAGGTACGGTTCAGCATCGCGCCGCAGGGCGGGGAGAGCGAGGTCACCGTCGACGGGCTGTACCTCACCCTCCGCCGGATCATGGTCAGCGACAAGGCGGGCGTCGCCCGGATCGGGATCGAGGAGTGGGCGGCGGAGGAGGGGCCGATCCCCGGCACGCCCCTCACCACGACCCTGGAGGTCGCGAAGTTCCCCTTCCGCAGCGGTGCCGACCCGGCCCCCGGCATCGGCCGCGCCCTTGTCGCCCTCACCGGCCAGGGCGGCCCGCCGGCCACCCGTGTCGCCGCGAACGCGCCGGTCCGCCTGGAATGGCACCACGTGCGGGGCGACAGCCACGAGCTGTACATGGACGGCCGGCGGGTCACCGACGCCGGGATCGCGGGCGGCAGCAAGTACGACGTCCCGGCCGACACCGTGCGGCGCGACACGGCGTTCGCCCTCAAGACGGTCACGCCCACCCCGGACGGCGGCTTCGTGGTGCGCTGGGACCACCTGACCGTGTGCGTCACGGACCAGACGCTGGACGCGCTGACGGTGAGCGGGGCCCTCCAGGCGAACGGCAGCCTGACGACGGGCAGCGCGGCGGAGACGAAGTTCAACCACCCCGTCTCCGTCCTGAACGGCAAGAAGCTGACCGCGACCGGCGAACTGCGCGTCGACGGCAACGCCTCGGTCGGCGGTACGGCCGGGATCACCGGGAAGCTGACGGCGGACGGGGACGTGCAGGTCAACAAGACGTTCAAGACGAGCACCGCCGGTGAGTCCGTCTTCTATCACAACGTCACGATCTATACGCCGGCCAAGCTGGTCGTCGGCAAGGACATGCAGGTCAACGGGAGCGTCACCGGTTCGCTCAATGTCGCGGGCACGGTGAGTGCCGGGGTCGACGTCACGCGGGGCGGCAAGGGTGTCCTCGCCCACAACGACCGGATCAGCATGAGCAACACGCAGTACGGGGGCTACCTCTACGCACCGGCCTACGACTACGACGGTGACCGCGCGTACATCTTCCGGTGGAAGCCGGGCAATCCGATCAGTAACGGCTACTGGAAGATCGAGCGGAACGGCACGACCGCCGAGGCGCCCCCGGACCTCCCCTCCGCCGAGGACACTCCCGCCACCACCGAACCCCCGGCCGGCGAGTGA
- a CDS encoding DedA family protein, with product MHIQEWLETVPAVAVYLLVGGVIGLESLGIPLPGEIVLVSATLLAATQDHINPYVLGGCAIAGAIIGDSIGYLIGRKGGKPLLEWLGRKFPKHFGPHHVATAERSFQKWGMWAVFVGRFIALLRIFAGPLAGVLKMPYWKFLIANVLGGIVWAGGTVAVIYSVGKVAEEWLKKFSWLGLVAAVLFGLGSFVVMRIKAKKAARAAEAEAAVAPSPAGTEAVAAAE from the coding sequence TTGCACATCCAGGAATGGCTAGAGACAGTACCGGCGGTCGCCGTCTACCTCCTGGTGGGCGGGGTCATCGGGCTGGAGAGCCTGGGCATCCCGCTCCCCGGTGAGATCGTCCTCGTCAGCGCCACGCTGCTGGCCGCCACGCAGGACCACATCAACCCCTACGTGCTCGGCGGCTGCGCCATCGCCGGCGCGATCATCGGTGACTCGATCGGCTATCTGATCGGCCGCAAGGGCGGCAAGCCGCTGCTGGAGTGGCTCGGCCGGAAGTTCCCCAAGCACTTCGGCCCGCACCACGTCGCCACCGCCGAGCGCTCCTTCCAGAAGTGGGGCATGTGGGCGGTCTTCGTCGGCCGCTTCATCGCCCTGCTGCGGATCTTCGCCGGCCCGCTGGCCGGTGTGCTGAAGATGCCGTACTGGAAGTTCCTCATCGCCAACGTCCTCGGCGGCATCGTCTGGGCCGGCGGCACCGTCGCGGTGATCTACAGCGTCGGCAAGGTCGCCGAGGAGTGGCTGAAGAAGTTCTCCTGGCTCGGCCTGGTCGCCGCCGTGCTGTTCGGCCTCGGCTCGTTCGTCGTCATGCGGATCAAGGCCAAGAAGGCCGCCCGGGCCGCCGAGGCCGAGGCCGCGGTCGCCCCGAGCCCGGCCGGGACCGAGGCGGTCGCCGCCGCCGAGTGA
- a CDS encoding response regulator transcription factor produces MPGHTAQSGPPSLSPREREVLAHIGAGLTYHQIARRLGISVHTVGTYTRRIRAKRSAPTLADLVRLSITQANG; encoded by the coding sequence ATGCCCGGCCACACCGCGCAGAGCGGGCCGCCCAGCCTGTCACCCCGCGAGCGCGAGGTGCTGGCGCACATCGGCGCCGGTCTGACCTACCACCAGATCGCGAGGCGGCTCGGCATCAGCGTGCACACCGTGGGCACGTACACCCGCCGCATCCGCGCCAAGCGCTCCGCGCCGACCCTCGCCGACCTGGTCCGGCTGAGCATCACCCAGGCGAACGGCTGA
- a CDS encoding MFS transporter, with protein sequence MGHFRLLVIGNGISAYGSYLNMVALNVFVYHVSGSALVAGLFMAVRLVTNVLAGFVAGRLVSRHDRKRLMVGADLTQATALVLLLLSPDAGRVPLLFALAVVTGACSTLSQVALRSSVPEIVGPGLRTRANGLLVTGRSLAMIAGFASSGVVVAGLGYHYAFALDAATFVVSATVLFLLPIRTRAAAEPDAPGKPDPAAAEWGVRFLLRTAPLLAVMIAVRAVDGLGSSSHNVALPIYSDSLNPGHPATFVSQFWATWALGNIVAQQLCGRFLTKGRRSPGERAFAVGSCVMSAGFILVFCGLPTVPAIAAALVAGAADGFTEIVYVTRLQAAPDAQRGRLFGLSASAENTGFGLGMIVSAALLDHFAPLPVVSVFHGCAIALCLVLLAVLFRRGPALARREKEGGGAREAAAGRDLPTAEGHSA encoded by the coding sequence GTGGGGCACTTCCGGCTGCTCGTGATCGGGAACGGGATCTCGGCATACGGCAGCTATCTGAACATGGTGGCGCTGAACGTCTTCGTCTACCACGTGTCGGGCAGCGCGCTCGTCGCCGGCCTCTTCATGGCCGTACGCCTGGTGACGAACGTGCTGGCGGGCTTCGTGGCCGGGCGCCTGGTCTCCCGCCACGACCGCAAGCGCCTGATGGTCGGCGCCGACCTCACCCAGGCCACCGCGCTGGTGCTCCTGCTGCTGTCCCCCGACGCCGGGCGGGTCCCGCTGCTCTTCGCGCTGGCCGTGGTGACGGGCGCCTGCTCGACCCTGTCCCAGGTGGCGCTCCGCAGCAGCGTCCCGGAGATCGTCGGCCCCGGCCTGCGCACCCGGGCGAACGGCCTGCTGGTCACCGGCCGTTCGCTCGCCATGATCGCCGGATTCGCGTCCTCCGGTGTGGTGGTCGCCGGGCTCGGCTACCACTACGCCTTCGCGCTCGACGCCGCCACCTTCGTCGTCTCCGCGACGGTCCTCTTCCTGCTGCCGATCCGCACCCGCGCCGCGGCGGAGCCGGACGCTCCGGGAAAGCCGGACCCGGCCGCCGCGGAGTGGGGCGTCCGCTTCCTGCTGCGGACGGCACCGCTGCTGGCGGTGATGATCGCCGTCCGGGCCGTCGACGGACTGGGTTCCTCGTCCCACAACGTCGCCCTGCCCATCTACTCGGACAGCCTGAACCCCGGCCACCCCGCCACGTTCGTCAGCCAGTTCTGGGCCACCTGGGCGCTCGGCAACATCGTCGCCCAGCAGCTGTGCGGTCGCTTCCTGACCAAGGGCCGCCGCTCACCGGGGGAGCGCGCCTTCGCCGTCGGCTCCTGTGTGATGTCGGCGGGCTTCATCCTCGTCTTCTGCGGGCTGCCCACCGTGCCCGCCATCGCCGCCGCGCTGGTCGCCGGGGCGGCCGACGGCTTCACCGAGATCGTGTACGTGACCCGGCTCCAGGCCGCCCCCGACGCGCAGCGCGGCCGGCTGTTCGGACTCTCCGCCTCCGCCGAGAACACCGGCTTCGGCCTCGGCATGATCGTCAGCGCCGCCCTCCTCGACCACTTCGCCCCCCTGCCGGTGGTATCCGTCTTCCACGGCTGCGCCATCGCCCTGTGCCTCGTCCTCCTCGCCGTGCTGTTCCGGCGCGGGCCCGCCCTCGCGCGGCGCGAGAAGGAAGGCGGCGGCGCACGGGAGGCGGCGGCCGGCCGGGACCTGCCCACCGCGGAAGGACACAGCGCATGA
- a CDS encoding type I polyketide synthase, protein MSTTTPRAGDPAMAVIGMAFRLPGGSDTPEAFWRVIRDGTDCVTRFTEEELAAAGIPAEKYRAPDFVGAAGILDDVSGFDAPHFGMSAREARLTDPQHRMFLECAQHALENAGYPGERDGTRIGVYATTGYHLYSMENYLLNNVLTGATEDDWLSRMQIMVGNYTDFTATRVSYRLGLTGPSVSVQTGCSGSLVAVQQAAQALLLGDCDVALAGATAVHVPQVLGYRYVKGSILSRSGRLRAFDAAADGTVGGTGVVAVVLKRLERAVADGDTVHGVIRGWGVTNDGAGKKAYAAPSAEGQRAAIRRALDRAGVGADTIGYLETHGTGTLKGDPIEFDAATAAFREDTARTGYCALGSTKANIGHLDVASGLAGLVKTLLVLQHGVIPPMANFSTPNPLLDLAGSPFHIPRAATPWPRGDTPRRAGLTSLGVGGTNVHLVLEQAPEPAPRTGRARPPGVALLSGSDERALADGARALRDHVRRNPGTDLADLVTTTALGRVHGRHRIAVRGTTTAALADALDAWLTDPATAPAATGTAPREGAARVGLMFTGQASPYPGMATALYERFPAVREVLDTCERLHGDLYGTSLLEGLLGTGTPPGDGVWPTDTAQPALFALQAATVRLWRAAGLAPDAVTGHSVGEYAALHAAGALSMKDGLRLTAERGRLMRRLCAPGGMVAVPLDRAAAAGLAAEVPGLEHAVTNGERGQVLAGPTTAVEQLLALLDARGIRGERLPVDRAFHTATTDPALAPFRAVLAGVTFRPVTVPFVSGLDGHVHAPGWTPDADYCVRQTREPVRFDLALRALGERDLAAVVEAGPHTTLSGLARRALPGVRALPTLRRGAGAEALWSAAAELHCAGADLDWRPLVAGSGGRRIPLPGYRFQHQHYWTGPEPTAPRTGTPETDGATVVQHEAAVERVLRSIIESTARHLGHDPAAIHGGTSFFDLGADSLQMISVLRELEQEHRVKVTMRELFEETGTPRQLAELIAGRTAAPEGAPAVTEAPAPVALEPAAPEPPAVDRPVLRQPPVPTPEPVAAPEPAPAAAAAAVPEYATRGELEDLAHKLHQISQIQLQMMSQLSQLLALQTAAATSGLSGLNGVNGHGGGLNGVGNGNGKAAR, encoded by the coding sequence ATGAGCACGACCACTCCCCGGGCCGGCGACCCGGCCATGGCCGTCATCGGCATGGCCTTCCGCCTCCCCGGCGGATCCGACACCCCCGAGGCGTTCTGGCGCGTCATCCGCGACGGCACCGACTGCGTCACCCGCTTCACCGAGGAGGAGCTGGCCGCCGCGGGCATCCCCGCGGAGAAATACCGCGCCCCCGACTTCGTCGGCGCCGCCGGGATCCTGGACGACGTCTCCGGCTTCGACGCCCCGCACTTCGGCATGAGCGCCCGCGAGGCCCGGCTTACCGACCCGCAGCACCGGATGTTCCTGGAGTGCGCCCAGCACGCGCTGGAGAACGCCGGCTACCCCGGAGAGCGCGACGGCACCCGCATCGGTGTCTACGCGACCACCGGCTACCACCTGTACTCCATGGAGAACTACCTGCTCAACAACGTCCTCACCGGCGCCACCGAGGACGACTGGCTCTCCCGGATGCAGATCATGGTCGGCAACTACACCGACTTCACCGCCACCCGCGTCTCCTACCGCCTGGGCCTCACCGGCCCCTCCGTCAGCGTCCAGACCGGCTGCTCCGGTTCGCTGGTCGCCGTGCAGCAGGCCGCCCAGGCGCTGCTCCTCGGCGACTGCGACGTCGCCCTCGCCGGCGCCACCGCCGTCCACGTGCCGCAGGTGCTCGGCTACCGCTACGTCAAGGGCTCCATCCTCTCCAGGAGCGGCCGGCTGCGGGCCTTCGACGCGGCCGCGGACGGCACCGTCGGCGGCACCGGCGTCGTGGCCGTCGTCCTGAAGCGCCTGGAGCGGGCGGTCGCCGACGGCGACACCGTCCACGGCGTGATCCGCGGCTGGGGCGTCACCAACGACGGCGCGGGCAAGAAGGCGTACGCGGCGCCCAGCGCCGAGGGCCAGCGGGCCGCGATCCGCCGGGCCCTGGACCGGGCCGGCGTCGGCGCGGACACCATCGGCTATCTGGAGACCCACGGGACCGGCACCCTCAAGGGCGACCCCATCGAATTCGACGCCGCCACCGCCGCGTTCCGCGAGGACACCGCGCGGACCGGCTACTGCGCGCTCGGCTCCACCAAGGCCAACATCGGCCACCTCGACGTCGCCTCCGGACTGGCCGGCCTCGTCAAGACGCTGCTGGTCCTCCAGCACGGCGTCATCCCGCCGATGGCGAACTTCAGCACCCCCAACCCCCTGCTGGACCTGGCCGGGAGCCCCTTCCACATCCCCCGCGCCGCCACCCCCTGGCCGCGGGGCGACACCCCGCGCCGGGCCGGCCTCACCTCCCTCGGCGTCGGCGGCACCAACGTCCACCTCGTCCTCGAACAGGCGCCGGAACCCGCGCCCCGGACCGGCCGCGCCCGGCCGCCCGGCGTGGCGCTCCTCTCCGGCAGCGACGAGCGGGCCCTCGCGGACGGCGCCCGCGCCCTGCGCGACCACGTGCGGCGGAACCCCGGCACCGACCTCGCCGACCTCGTCACCACCACCGCGCTCGGCCGCGTCCACGGCCGGCACCGGATCGCCGTCCGGGGCACCACCACCGCCGCGCTCGCCGACGCCCTCGACGCCTGGCTCACCGACCCGGCCACCGCCCCGGCCGCCACCGGCACGGCACCCCGCGAGGGCGCCGCCCGCGTCGGCCTGATGTTCACCGGGCAGGCCAGCCCGTACCCCGGCATGGCGACGGCGCTGTACGAGCGGTTCCCCGCCGTGCGCGAGGTCCTCGACACCTGCGAGCGCCTCCACGGCGACCTCTACGGCACCTCGCTCCTCGAAGGGCTGCTCGGCACCGGCACCCCGCCCGGGGACGGGGTGTGGCCCACCGACACCGCGCAGCCCGCGCTGTTCGCGCTCCAGGCCGCGACGGTCCGGCTGTGGCGCGCCGCCGGCCTCGCCCCGGACGCCGTCACCGGCCACAGCGTCGGCGAGTACGCCGCCCTGCACGCGGCGGGCGCCCTCTCGATGAAGGACGGCCTCCGCCTCACCGCGGAGCGCGGCCGGCTGATGCGGCGCCTCTGCGCACCGGGCGGGATGGTCGCCGTGCCCCTCGACCGCGCCGCGGCGGCCGGGCTGGCCGCCGAGGTGCCCGGCCTGGAGCACGCCGTCACCAACGGCGAGCGCGGCCAGGTGCTCGCCGGGCCCACCACCGCCGTGGAGCAGCTCCTCGCCCTGCTCGACGCGCGAGGGATCCGGGGCGAACGGCTGCCGGTGGACCGCGCCTTCCACACCGCGACGACGGACCCCGCCCTCGCGCCCTTCCGGGCGGTGCTCGCCGGTGTGACCTTCCGGCCCGTGACGGTCCCCTTCGTCAGCGGCCTCGACGGGCACGTCCACGCCCCCGGCTGGACCCCGGACGCCGACTACTGCGTACGCCAGACGCGCGAGCCGGTGCGCTTCGACCTGGCGCTGCGCGCCCTCGGCGAGCGGGACCTCGCCGCCGTCGTCGAGGCGGGGCCGCACACCACGCTCAGCGGCCTGGCCCGGCGGGCCCTGCCCGGCGTACGGGCCCTGCCCACGCTGCGCCGCGGCGCCGGGGCGGAGGCGCTGTGGTCGGCGGCCGCGGAGCTGCACTGCGCGGGCGCGGACCTCGACTGGCGCCCGCTCGTCGCGGGCAGCGGGGGCCGGAGGATCCCGCTGCCCGGCTATCGATTCCAGCACCAGCACTACTGGACGGGGCCGGAGCCGACGGCCCCGCGTACCGGAACACCAGAGACAGATGGAGCCACAGTGGTACAGCACGAGGCAGCGGTCGAACGGGTTCTCCGCAGCATCATCGAGTCGACCGCCCGGCATCTCGGCCACGACCCGGCCGCGATCCACGGCGGTACCTCCTTCTTCGACCTCGGCGCGGACTCGCTCCAGATGATCAGCGTGCTCCGGGAGCTGGAGCAGGAGCACCGGGTCAAGGTGACGATGCGGGAGCTGTTCGAGGAGACGGGTACGCCGCGGCAGCTCGCGGAGCTCATCGCCGGCCGGACGGCGGCTCCGGAGGGTGCGCCGGCCGTGACGGAGGCACCGGCGCCGGTGGCCCTGGAGCCCGCCGCTCCGGAACCGCCGGCCGTGGACCGGCCGGTCCTGCGGCAGCCGCCGGTGCCGACGCCGGAGCCCGTCGCCGCGCCCGAGCCGGCCCCGGCCGCTGCGGCTGCCGCCGTGCCCGAGTACGCCACGCGGGGCGAGCTGGAGGACCTCGCGCACAAGCTGCACCAGATATCGCAGATACAGCTTCAGATGATGTCCCAGCTGTCGCAGCTGCTCGCCCTCCAGACGGCGGCCGCGACGTCCGGGCTCAGCGGCCTCAACGGTGTCAACGGGCACGGCGGCGGCCTCAACGGCGTCGGCAACGGCAACGGCAAGGCCGCCCGGTGA